From the Meleagris gallopavo isolate NT-WF06-2002-E0010 breed Aviagen turkey brand Nicholas breeding stock chromosome 19, Turkey_5.1, whole genome shotgun sequence genome, one window contains:
- the LHX3 gene encoding LIM/homeobox protein Lhx3 — protein sequence MPGGGDRVAVGGSGTIGAAADGGLLPAEIPLCAGCNQHIVDRFILKVLDRHWHSKCLKCSDCQTQLAEKCFSRGDGVYCKEDFFKRFGTKCAACQQGIPPTQVVRRAQDFVYHLHCFACIVCKRQLATGDEFYLMEDSRLVCKADYETAKQRGTACPSPSRKREAAPGRSALGVLLVHRVGQKGGRGSRVPTGSSELTRSVPAEAESTAKRPRTTITAKQLETLKNAYNNSPKPARHVREQLSSETGLDMRVVQVWFQNRRAKEKRLKKDAGRQRWGQYFRNMKRSRGTSKSDKDSIQEEGPDSDAEVSFTDEPSMSEMSHSNGIYSNLSEASPALGRQAGTNGGFALDHSGIPAQDQYHDLRSNSPYGIPQSPASLQALPGHQPLISSLVYPDSGLGIMGQGGQGVPQSMRVLAGNGPSSDLSTGSSGGYPDFPASPASWLDEVDHAQF from the exons ATGCCGGGCGGGGGGGATCGGGTGGCGGTGGGTGGCAGTGGGACCATCGGAGCGGCAGCTGATGGGGGGCTGCTTCCCGCAGAGATCCCGCTGTGCGCCGGCTGCAATCAACACATCGTGGACAGGTTCATCCTCAAGGTCCTGGACCGGCACTGGCACAGCAAGTGCTTGAAATGTTCCGACTGCCAGACGCAGCTGGCCGAGAAGTGCTTCAGCCGCGGGGACGGCGTGTACTGCAAGGAGGATTTCTTCAA GCGCTTCGGGACGAAGTGTGCCGCCTGCCAGCAGGGCATCCCCCCGACCCAGGTGGTGCGCCGGGCCCAGGACTTCGTGTACCACCTGCACTGCTTCGCCTGTATCGTCTGCAAGCGGCAGCTGGCCACCGGAGACGAGTTCTACCTGATGGAGGACAGCAGGCTGGTGTGCAAGGCTGACTACGAGACGGCCAAGCAGAGAGGTACGGCGTGCCCTTCGCCCTCGCGGAAGAGAGAGGCGGCTCCGGGCCGCTCTGCCCTCGGGGTTCTGCTCGTACATAGGGTTGGGCAAAAGGGAGGGCGGGGGTCCCGGGTCCCCACGGGGAGCTCCGAGCTAACCCGCTCCGTGCCGGCAGAGGCCGAGTCCACGGCCAAGAGGCCCCGCACCACCATCACGGCCAAGCAGCTGGAGACCCTCAAAAACGCCTACAACAACTCGCCCAAACCGGCGCGGCACGTCCGGGAGCAGCTCTCGTCGGAGACGGGGTTGGACATGCGGGTGGTGCAG GTCTGGTTCCAAAACCGCAGGGCCAAGGAGAAGCGGCTGAAGAAGGACGCGGGGAGGCAGCGCTGGGGGCAGTACTTCAGGAACATGAAGCGGTCCCGGGGGACCTCCAAGTCCGACAAGGACAGCATCCAGGAGGAGGGGCCCGACAGCGACGCCGAGGTCTCCTTCACAG ATGAGCCCTCCATGTCCGAGATGAGCCACTCCAACGGGATTTACAGCAATCTCAGCGAGGCGTCCCCGGCCCTGGGGAGGCAGGCTGGGACAAATGGGGGCTTCGCTCTGGATCACAGCGGCATCCCAGCTCAGGACCAGTACCACGACCTGCGATCCAACAGCCCCTACGGGATTCCCCAGTCACCGGCTTCGTTGCAAGCTCTGCCAGGCCACCAGCCTTTAATCTCCAGCTTGGTTTATCCTGACAGCGGTTTGGGCATCATGGGACAAGGTGGACAGGGGGTGCCCCAGTCCATGCGGGTCCTGGCTGGGAATGGGCCCAGCTCTGACCTCTCCACCGGCAGCAGTGGGGGATACCCGGATTTCCCCGCCAGCCCGGCCTCCTGGCTGGATGAAGTCGACCACGCTCAGTTTTGA
- the TMEM250 gene encoding transmembrane protein 250 — MPVIPIPRRVRSFHGPHTTCLHSACGPVRTTHLVRTKYNNFDIYLKSRWMYGFIRFLLYFSCSLFTSILWVALSILFCLQYLGIRIFLRFQYKLSIILLLLGRRRVDFSLMNELLIYGIHVTMLLVGGLGWCFMVFVDM; from the coding sequence ATGCCTGTAATCCCCATCCCCCGCCGGGTCCGTTCGTTCCACGGCCCCCACACGACCTGCCTGCACTCAGCCTGTGGCCCGGTGCGGACCACGCACTTGGTGCGTACCAAGTACAACAATTTTGACATCTATCTCAAATCCCGATGGATGTACGGATTCATTCGTTTCCTGCTGTACTTCAGCTGCAGCCTGTTTACCTCCATCCTCTGGGTGGCACTCTCTATCTTGTTTTGCCTTCAGTACCTTGGCATCCGGATCTTTCTGCGTTTCCAGTACAAACTCTCCATCATCCTCCTCTTACTGGGGCGAAGGCGAGTGGACTTCAGCCTCATGAATGAACTGCTCATCTATGGAATTCATGTGACCATGCTGCTAGTGGGGGGGCTG